A region of Deinococcus aestuarii DNA encodes the following proteins:
- a CDS encoding oligosaccharide flippase family protein — protein sequence MEERGAGADRRSFLGNLAALFGVQAATYVLPLLTTPFLARMLGPTALGLLVFAQAFGGLLGLLLQYGFDLSANREVARARGDSARLADLLSGVMSAKLLLVLPALALALLASVTVPSLRAHPELLWASVFAALAQASNLMWYFVGLERAGVASTLDVIAKVIATAGLFVFVRGPQDAWWVPILQGTAAVVSGVLALILAHREVPLLRPSLSRAFAALRMGWSMFLFSGAAVLSTTGSAFLLGLFVEPRLLGYYNGADRIARAAQGLLQPLTRALYPRFSRIAHGSVAEARALLPVSVRLVGGAGLVLCLAVALGAPLWVRVLLGPEFAPSVPVLRILALLPLMVGLNLSLGILWLLPLGLDRLFNTAVIGGTVLGAFLIVLLAPTYGLLGTAAAVVLGEVVVLAGLTLVCRHTLRTRLKPENVEVERASVAP from the coding sequence ATGGAAGAGCGTGGGGCGGGGGCAGACCGCCGCAGCTTCCTGGGGAACCTCGCGGCCCTGTTCGGGGTCCAGGCGGCGACGTACGTGCTGCCGCTCCTCACCACGCCCTTCCTGGCCCGCATGCTCGGCCCGACCGCGCTGGGGCTGCTGGTGTTTGCGCAGGCGTTCGGTGGGCTGCTGGGGTTGCTGCTTCAGTACGGCTTCGACCTCTCCGCGAACCGTGAGGTGGCGCGGGCACGCGGCGACTCCGCCCGGCTCGCGGACCTGCTGTCGGGGGTGATGAGCGCCAAGCTGTTGCTGGTGCTGCCGGCCCTCGCCCTCGCCCTGCTCGCCTCGGTGACTGTGCCGTCCCTGCGGGCCCACCCCGAGCTCCTGTGGGCGAGCGTCTTTGCGGCCCTCGCCCAGGCCTCGAACCTGATGTGGTACTTCGTGGGCCTGGAGCGCGCGGGAGTGGCGTCCACCCTCGACGTGATCGCCAAGGTGATCGCCACGGCGGGGCTGTTCGTCTTCGTGCGAGGGCCGCAAGACGCGTGGTGGGTCCCCATCTTGCAGGGGACGGCGGCGGTGGTGTCGGGCGTCCTCGCCCTCATCCTCGCGCACCGCGAGGTGCCGCTGCTGCGCCCTTCTTTGAGCCGTGCGTTCGCCGCCTTGCGGATGGGCTGGAGCATGTTCTTGTTCTCGGGGGCGGCGGTGTTGTCCACCACGGGGAGCGCCTTCTTGCTGGGGCTGTTCGTCGAGCCCAGATTGCTGGGGTACTACAACGGCGCCGACCGGATCGCCCGTGCGGCCCAGGGTCTGCTGCAACCGCTCACCCGCGCGCTTTACCCCCGCTTCAGCCGGATCGCGCACGGCAGCGTGGCGGAGGCCCGCGCCCTCCTGCCCGTGAGTGTCCGCCTGGTGGGCGGAGCCGGGCTGGTCCTGTGTCTGGCGGTCGCGCTGGGGGCCCCCCTGTGGGTGAGGGTGCTGCTGGGCCCCGAGTTCGCTCCCTCGGTTCCCGTGCTGCGCATTCTCGCGCTGCTCCCGCTGATGGTCGGGCTCAACCTGTCGCTGGGCATCCTGTGGCTGTTGCCGCTGGGGCTCGACCGCCTCTTTAACACGGCCGTCATCGGCGGAACGGTGCTGGGGGCCTTCCTAATCGTGTTGCTGGCCCCGACGTACGGACTGCTGGGCACGGCGGCGGCGGTCGTCCTGGGCGAGGTCGTGGTGCTGGCGGGCCTGACCCTGGTGTGCCGCCACACCCTGCGCACCCGCCTGAAGCCCGAGAACGTGGAGGTCGAACGTGCATCTGTCGCGCCGTAA
- a CDS encoding Wzz/FepE/Etk N-terminal domain-containing protein gives MPPMNDDLDLSRPLRALKRFAWLVLLLSLAAGVVTYLLSSRQTPIYEAKTLILSSGGQSNNPALGPTTVSPPPLPSGAIEGALQSENVLGVVRRRLAEVPELTRAQRIVLADRLAQDIASGRGRVFDVTGQPDIYGNGTYTLSAAHRDPVVAARLANLAADALVDWDTERGLVKVNAAITGLRTRLADVERRLAAAGPVVGTPTSLQQTLLAQRANRLDSLNQLTALRETVVGSLSIVAPAAVPLQPVAPKPLRNAVLVGAFVLLLLSALLVVWSSVNRMVASDADLKFLNLRLLGEVPRVRMLRRGQSLLVALRQGRWSDSVAFLAAGIKSVLPRGDRKPPVLLVTSLFSGDGKSNISAAIADARAASGDRVLLIDADLRRPTQASIWQAGAQTAEWVDLPGAVPFPGEESRDLQGALTRPVTAQARRLRDNLHLLAPAPGVPAQTQAHLPAEAFREAMSQWGAGYDLIVVDGPPALAVADPLVLAPHAAGVLLVLEAGRASVASVQRVLDALLLVNANVLGVALNKVNPRGQVARYGYGYARRSTPAAAPKPESRVL, from the coding sequence ATGCCCCCGATGAATGACGATCTTGACCTCTCGCGCCCGCTGCGCGCCCTGAAGCGCTTCGCGTGGCTGGTGCTCCTGCTCTCCCTGGCCGCCGGGGTGGTCACCTACCTGCTCTCCAGCCGCCAGACGCCGATCTACGAGGCCAAGACCCTGATCCTCTCCTCGGGCGGGCAGAGCAACAACCCGGCGCTGGGCCCCACGACCGTCAGCCCCCCGCCCCTTCCCTCCGGGGCCATCGAGGGAGCGCTGCAAAGCGAGAACGTGCTCGGCGTGGTGCGCCGCCGCCTGGCGGAGGTCCCCGAGCTGACCCGGGCCCAGCGCATCGTGCTCGCCGACCGCCTCGCCCAGGACATCGCCAGCGGCCGGGGGCGGGTCTTCGACGTGACGGGTCAGCCGGACATCTACGGCAACGGCACCTACACCCTCAGCGCGGCACACCGTGATCCGGTGGTGGCCGCGCGGCTGGCGAATCTCGCCGCCGACGCGCTGGTGGACTGGGACACCGAGCGCGGCCTCGTGAAGGTCAACGCCGCCATCACCGGGCTGCGCACCCGGCTGGCCGACGTCGAACGCCGTCTGGCGGCGGCGGGGCCGGTGGTGGGCACGCCGACCAGCCTGCAACAAACGCTGCTGGCGCAGCGGGCCAACCGCCTCGACTCCCTGAATCAGCTCACCGCCCTGCGTGAGACGGTCGTGGGCTCGCTGAGCATCGTCGCCCCCGCCGCCGTGCCCCTCCAGCCGGTCGCGCCCAAGCCGCTGCGCAACGCCGTGCTCGTCGGGGCTTTTGTCCTGCTGCTGCTGAGCGCCCTGCTCGTCGTGTGGTCGTCGGTCAACCGGATGGTGGCCTCCGACGCCGATCTCAAGTTTCTCAACCTGCGCCTGCTGGGCGAGGTGCCGCGCGTGCGGATGCTGCGCCGCGGCCAGTCGCTCCTCGTGGCGCTGCGGCAGGGCCGCTGGTCTGACAGCGTGGCCTTTCTGGCCGCCGGAATCAAGAGCGTCTTGCCCCGGGGCGACCGCAAGCCGCCCGTGTTGCTCGTGACCTCGCTCTTCAGCGGGGACGGCAAGTCGAACATCAGCGCCGCCATCGCCGACGCCCGCGCGGCGAGCGGTGACCGGGTGCTCTTGATCGACGCGGACCTGCGCCGTCCCACCCAGGCGAGCATCTGGCAGGCGGGCGCCCAGACGGCCGAGTGGGTGGACCTGCCCGGCGCCGTGCCCTTCCCCGGCGAGGAGAGCCGCGACTTGCAAGGAGCCCTGACGCGGCCCGTGACCGCCCAGGCTCGCCGCCTGCGGGACAACCTGCACCTGCTCGCCCCCGCGCCCGGCGTGCCTGCCCAGACCCAGGCCCACCTCCCGGCGGAGGCTTTCCGCGAGGCCATGAGCCAGTGGGGTGCCGGGTACGACCTGATCGTGGTGGACGGCCCGCCCGCGCTCGCCGTGGCGGACCCCCTGGTGCTCGCGCCCCACGCGGCGGGCGTGCTGCTCGTGCTGGAGGCGGGCCGCGCGTCGGTCGCCAGCGTGCAGCGGGTGCTCGACGCCCTGCTGCTGGTGAACGCGAACGTGCTGGGTGTGGCGCTCAACAAGGTCAACCCGCGCGGTCAAGTGGCCCGCTACGGCTACGGGTACGCCCGCCGCTCCACCCCGGCCGCCGCCCCCAAGCCCGAGTCGAGGGTCTTGTGA
- the rfbF gene encoding glucose-1-phosphate cytidylyltransferase yields MKAVILAGGLGTRISEESTVRPKPMVEIGGRPVLWHIMKIYSAHGVNDFIILCGYKQHMIKEYFANYFLHMSDVTFDMRTQNATYLCNQAEPWRVTLVDTGEDTLTGGRLKRVRHYLGDEPFCFTYGDGVGDVDIAKTIEFHRGHGKLATMTVMQPPGRFGAVNIEDGGAVTAFHEKPDGDGGWINGGFFVLEPSVIDYIDGDQTTWEAEPLKGLAHDGQLAAYRHPGFWQPMDTLRDKHYLEDLWKAGKAPWKTW; encoded by the coding sequence GTGAAAGCCGTCATCCTTGCCGGGGGCCTGGGCACCCGCATCAGCGAAGAGAGCACCGTCCGCCCCAAGCCGATGGTCGAGATCGGGGGTCGCCCGGTGCTGTGGCACATCATGAAAATCTACTCCGCCCACGGGGTCAATGACTTCATCATCCTGTGCGGCTACAAACAGCACATGATCAAGGAGTACTTCGCCAACTACTTCCTGCACATGTCCGACGTGACCTTCGACATGCGCACCCAAAACGCCACCTACCTGTGCAACCAGGCCGAGCCCTGGCGAGTCACCCTGGTCGACACCGGCGAGGACACCCTCACGGGCGGGCGCCTCAAGCGGGTGCGCCACTACCTCGGCGACGAGCCCTTCTGCTTCACCTACGGCGACGGCGTGGGCGACGTGGACATCGCCAAGACCATCGAGTTCCACCGCGGCCACGGCAAACTCGCCACCATGACGGTGATGCAGCCCCCGGGGCGCTTCGGGGCCGTGAACATCGAGGACGGCGGGGCCGTGACCGCCTTCCACGAGAAGCCCGACGGCGACGGCGGCTGGATCAACGGCGGATTCTTCGTGCTGGAGCCCTCGGTGATCGATTACATCGACGGCGACCAGACCACCTGGGAGGCCGAGCCGCTCAAGGGCCTCGCGCACGACGGACAGCTCGCCGCCTACCGCCACCCCGGCTTCTGGCAGCCGATGGACACCCTGCGCGACAAGCACTACCTCGAAGACCTCTGGAAGGCGGGCAAGGCCCCCTGGAAGACGTGGTGA